The following nucleotide sequence is from Flavobacterium sp. N1736.
TAAAACAGATTTAATTGAGGCTGTACAGGAGTTTGCGACCACAAATCATTGTGATCTGGAAGTTTATGAAACTAGCGGAACAAATGACTTAAAACAAATACAAGCGCTTTACGATCAATATAAACCGGAACGAATTATTGTTGCCGGCGGCGACGGAACTATAAAAATGGTTGCGGAAGCAATGGAACACCACGATATTATTATTGGCATTTTGCCAGCAGGTTCTGCAAATGGCTTATCTGTCGATTTAAATTTGCCAACAACCATCGAAGAGAATCTTAAAATTGCCTTTTTGAATCATTATATGGAAATGGATATGATTTGTATTAACGGCAAAAAAAGCATCCATTTAAGCGATATTGGTATTAATGCTGATTTGGTTAAAAATTACGAAAAAAGCAATCTGAGAGGGTTTTGGGGTTATGCGTTACAAGCGTATACAACTTTAGTCGAATCTGATGCGCCTTTTGTAGCGACTATTACCGCAAATAAAAAAACGGTCGAACATATGGCGAGGATTATTGTAATTGCTAATTCTCAAAAATATGGAACAGGCGTTACAATTAATCCAAACGGTGCTATGAACGATGGAAAGTTTGAATTGGTGATTTTAAAAAGTCTGGATATATTATTACTGGGAAAAATTATTACCGGAAATATGCCAATCGATTCGGATGATGTTGTGATTATTTCGACAGATAAAGCAACTATCAAAACAGATTATCCGGTTAATTTTCAAATTGATGGGGAATATTGTGGCGCTGAAACTGATTTAGAAATTCATATTTTGCACAAACAAATGAAAATTGCTGTCCCTTAAAAACTAAATTTCTTTATAAGGATTTCGCTCTTTCCAATCGGTTTTGGGTTCCAGATAATCAAACAATTTGCCAATATTTTTATTGATCAGGGCATTACTGTGCGTAATCAATCCGTACATTTTTAATGGTTTTGCGCCAACAGAACTTTTGATTTCGAGAGCGGTTCTGGCAAAGACTATTTCGGTAAAACCTTGATTTATAGAATAGGCAATCATGTCGTAAAGCATATTAAGATAGAGCATTTTTTCGCGCTGAATACTTTCGTCATAACCTAAGAAATACGTATCCATTATATTTCCGTTTTTTATTAAAGTATTAAAACCAATTAGTTTTCCATCTAAGAAATAACCATAAAAAAGAAAATTCTCTTTCATGATTTCTTTAAAAATACGGAAATGGTTTTGAGCAAGAAAAAAAGTGTTGAAAGGCGCATTTTTAGCAACATGAGAATAAAGTTCGTAGATTATATTTTCATGTTTTATAATATCGGACAAAGTCATTTTTCTTTTTTCGATTCCGTCCATCTTTTTTCGGGCACGTTTGTATTGATCGCGGTATTTTTTAGATAACGCATCAATATAATCTTGTTCTGTCTGCCAGTTTTTATTGATTTCAAAAATCATATTGGGTTGGGTCGAAAACGTAAAATTATTTTTAAACTCTGCTTTTAATGGTTCAATTGCTTTTTCGGTAAAATCTTTAATGCTGGTAATATGAACTTTTTTTCCAATGGACTTAAATTCTTTTTTAAGTTCATTAATGGCTTTATGAAGTGTTTTAATAATTTTTGTCTGATTTACATTTTCGGCAAACGAAAATGCATTTTGACCGGTGAGCATATTGTTGCCAATAAATAAAACATGCGAGGCAAATTTCTTGAAGGCAAAATTACGCACCGATGTTTTTAAACATTGGTCCCGTTCACCAAACGATTCCAGTTTTTCTGTAAATAGAAATTGCGTTAAAGCGATTCCGACTATTTTCTCATTTTTAAAAATCGCAATAAAATGACAAATCATATTTACCGGAGAAGATTTTTCGAGTACTTCGAGATATTCCCGCGTTAAAAAAATATTTTCTGTTGCAAGCGAATTCCATTCTGAAGGTAGTAATGACGCGCTTTTATATATTTGAAAAGAATAAGTTGTAGTCAAGAGTGGTTGCTAATTTTGTCAAAATTAGGTAATATTTATAATAACCCGTTTTGTTTAAGTTATTATTAAGAAAAACCCGTTTGAGATTTCGTTCAAACGGGTTTGTATTTTATGTTTTTATGCAAATGCACAAATGATACCGCCCATTAAAGTTAGCGTAACAAGCCAATATCCGGCGTGAATAAAAATATATTTCCATGATTTTCTCTCGAACAATCCATTAATACCAATTACTGGAAAAGCAAAAAATAAACCGGACATAAAGCCATGAAGCGCTCCGTGTTTAAAAGTACGATACGCAGTTCCGTAATCAGCCATAAAGGCTTGAAATGATGGTTTTGCGCTGTCAATTAAAGGCGGGCCTCCAACCATTCCGATGGCGCCGGATTGATGAATTGTTAATGACATAAGTGTCATCGTAATCATAACAGAAAAAACATAGGTTAACCCAAATATTTTGAGCATGTTTCCTGTTCGAAGTTCTTCTTGTGTAAAATTGTTTTCTTTCATCCAGATCGTTCCAAAAACTTTTGGATTGTACCAAATAAAACCGACTACAAGACTTACAACTGCAGCCACTAATAATGCGATAAAATTAATTTCCATAATATGAGGTTTTTATGATTAGTTGGTCAAATTTAATCAAAAAAATAATAGATTATAAATATTTTAATAAGTAGTAAAATTAGTATTAATTGTTTATTTATTAACAGTTTGTCGACATTGTATGATTTATATCTGTAAAAAGTATAATTTTACTGCGAAAAACAAACCCCAAATCTTGTTATGAAAAGCTTAGTCATGTTTTTTCTAGCTTTTGTTTTTTCAGTGAATAGTAATGCAAATTCTGTTTCAGAAAAGGAAAAAAATGCCTTAGTTAAATTTTACTACGCGACAAATGGATCGCATTGGAAAATAAAGTGGGATTTGTCTGCTTCTGTATCAAATTGGTATGGTGTTCAGGTTGAAAATGGAAAAGTGATCAGACTTAATTTGTCTGATAATAATTTGCAGGGAGAACTGCCTTCGGAATTTTTTACTTTGGAGAATTTAAAAGGCATCGATTTGCATCAAAATAATCTTAAAGGACAGTTGCCAAATGCAATTGGAAACCTGAAAGAACTTGAATTTTTAGATATTTCGGATAATAAATTGTCAGGAACATTGCCAAAATCGATTTGCGAATTAAGGAAGCTTAAAGATTTAGAACTTTTTAGAAATAAAATATCAGGTGAATTGCCATTGGAAATTGGAAAATTGAATCAATTGGAAATTCTTGCGCTGTTTAATAATGAAATTGAAGGTGATTTGCCCGATTCATTATATAAGATTTCGACATTAAAAGTGTTGCTTTTAAACAATAATAAGCTGTCCGGAGTTTTGAGACCTGAAATTATAAATTTTCATGCTTTAGAAAATTTAAGTTTATTTGATAATAATCTGGAAGGAGAAATTCCTACCGGACTTGAAAAATTACATAATTTAGCTGAACTGAATTTATCTTATAATAAATTTAAAGGAACTGTTTCTAAAAATATAGCTTCATTAGATTTACTGAATATGACGATGTTTGATGAAAACGGAAATCCGGTTTTATTAGAAATTAATACTGAAAAAGAAACTACAATTGTTACCCAAAATTAATCGTGCTTATGAATGAATTTTACTCTCGTTAACAAGTTGATTAAATATATTTAGTTAATTGTTGAAAACCGTAATTCGTTACGGTTTTTTTTATGCTTTACAATTTGCTTTTTTTGATATTTAGATGATAATTAGTACTTAAATCTGTTTAACCAAAAATAAAAATTATAGTAACTTTGCCATAAATTGAGATTTAAGGATCAGTTTGTAAAACAACTTATTTTTTTTCATAACTTTAATTTTGAATTCAACCCGAACCGAAGTTGGAGTGAAGAAAAAACTAATTTTAAAACTTTAAATACTAAAATTATGATCATACAGTATCAAGGTGAACAGTACGGAAAATCAACAACTTTTACGATAAGAATAATTGGTAACAATCTTTCTAAAAGCAGTTCTAATTATCAAATTGATTTGTTGGTAGGCGATAAACAATTGCCGACTTTTACAACTTCAATTCACCAAAGTTTATCGAATTGTTTAAAAGAAATTTATTTGTTTAGAAAACATCACGGTATAAAATTCAATGCTTCTTCAGAAAAAATTGCACCAAAGTTAGTGCCTTACGATTTGGTTTTGTTCAACTATAATAAATATGCTTTGTTCATGGCGTAAGCTATCGAATCTTATATAAAATAGAAAAGACTGTTCCAATATCTGAACAGTCTTTTTTTTAATACATATTTTTAATCTAAAGCTGCTCAGTTAATTTTAATCTAAAATTTTTAATTTTGTTTCTGACCGGAACTTCAAGAATGATATAACTAATGGCTGCAATTATTATCAATGCGAATAATCGAATAAAAAAGCCTAGTGTAAAATCTTCGACTTTGTCAATTTGAAAATATTTTTTTAATCTGTAATCTGTCATCCAAACCCAAACGGGGTATTGAAGAATATAAATTCCAAAACTAATTTCGCCTAAAAAAACGCAGATTTTGCTTTTAAAAATAGAAGTAAGTATTCCATTATTAAGAGAAATAAGTATAATAAGAGGGATGAAAAGTAAAGCCAGCATTCCGTTGTGATATATTAAACCGACTGGAAATTTTAATGCCAGAATGATTAGCAAAAGCACCATTAATATGCTCCAGTCAACATTTTTCTGACTTGCAGATAATCTGTTAATGAAATAAATACCTGCAAGATTTCCCGCCAAAAATTCATTTAAATGCATTAATGGGAAATAAAACAAATCTGTTGTGCTTAACGGAAATCCTTTAATTGGATTTGTGGGAATCATTATATGCAAAGCGATTTGACTAATTAGCCAAAATGAAACAATTGCAATTGTAATGGTTTTTATATTGAATTTTTTGTATACTGAATTAAAGAAAAAAGGAAATACTATATAAAAGAAACATTCTACTGATAATGACCATCCCGGAACATTTAGCGTTAATGCTTTTCCGGGTATCCAGGACTGAAGCATGAACAGGTTTAAAAAAAGATCCTGAAAATTAACTGTTTTTGACAAAATTAAAGGAATTAACACAAGAACAATACCTAACAAATAAACGGGATAAATACGTGCAAATCTGTTTTTTAGATATTCGAATGTATTAATCTGAGATTTGTTTTGATAGGCAACGATCATTACAAAGCCTGACAAAATAAAGAAATAGCTCACACAAACATTGGCTTGTTTAAGTAAAAAATCGACATATGAATTATTGAAAACATATGAATTTTTACCGTAGTGAAAAATAACAATCAATATTGCTGCAATAAATCTGGTGAAAGTTAATTGTTCAATCCTCATCATAAAGTAAAATTTTATTTCCCTGAATAATTAGGACAGCCAAAACATTTTTTGTCAAGGTTAAATTGATAGGTTAATAATAGCTCGTAAACACCGCCTGTTTTTCCAATATTTGAGGTGTTTATATCATATGAAAATCCTAGTTTTAAATGTTCATATTGTAATCCTGTAAAAAGGTTTACTGAGGTAAGAAGATTACCGCCAATTCCATTTTTAGCTGGATTTGTAACCGCTGTAGCGCCAAAAAACATTTTATCGAACAGGATAGAAGCTCCAAGATCCAGCCTGTTGTATTGGCCTTGCTGCATGTAATTTGAAGTGACAAACATTTTAGTTTCGTATGGTAAAAACAGCACGTCGATATATTTGGCAACCAAAAATTCATATCCTGCACTTAACGAGAAAAAGGTATTTAAAGGTGTGTTTCCGTTATTGCTCAGGGCGATATTTGGTTTATTTAAATGTTTCATCGAAAGACCAATCCAAAGATCATCGGTATTAAAAACCATTCCGGCAGACATATCAAAAAAAGTGATTTTGTCATTCGCATTTTTTAAAAACGGATCGTTTGTGTTTGGGTTATTCTGTCCTGTATTTATATTAATCTGATCTTCTAACAGCAAATTCTGAAAAGCAAAAGACTTTAGTCCAAAACCTGCTTCAATTGCCGGACGAAAATACCAATCATCATTTATTCGAACTCTATAAGCGTAATTGGCATTGACTTGTGTAAAATTATAATTGGTTAGATTTTCTCTTTGATTTAGTACACTTAATCCAATTCCGCTGTCAATACTTTCGATCCACGTGTTTACAAAAGCATAATCAGTATCTACTTTCAGATCCAGATCCGGCCATTGTTCACGATGTATAATTCCTGTATAGGTTGTTTCCATAAAACCGGAAAAACCTGGATTTAGTGTTTCGGGAATTAAAAAATATTGTGTAAAAATAGGATCTTGTGCTCTTGTTTCAGAATAAAAACAACATGTAATAATTATAATAAATAGTAATTTTAATCTCATTTCTCAGTCTGTTGCTTTTATTTAATTAATGTAAATGCTCCTTTTTCGGTTACGGTATGGTTGTAGAACGTTTTTGCACTAAGCTTAAAATAGTAATTGCCATTTTCTGCATCGAGATCTTTTACTTTTCCATTCCATCCGTGAATATTGGTGCCGGTTTCAGAATATATAACGCTTCCCCAGGTGTCATAAACGTCTAGGGTAATGTTGATTAAACCAAGAAATACGGGCGCAAATGTATCATTGAATCCATCATTATTTGGTGTAAAAGCGTTTGGCATTGCAAGTTTGTATCCCTTTTCAATAATTAATGTACTACTGTAACTGTATTGACAGCCAAAAGGATAACTAACCAATTGTTTAATTGTATAAGTTCCTTCTCGTGTATAAATGTGTTTTGGGTTTTCGTCATCTGAAAAATTACCGTCACCAAAATCCCAGGATACATGAGTGAAATCGCCTGTGGCTAAGTTTGTAAACAAAACAGGGTCATAAATGGCATATAAACCATAAACATCTTTACCATAAGAACTGGTGGAAAAATCAGGTGTGCCTAAAACTGGTTTTGTAACATTATGACCAACATCGGCAGTACAGCCAAAACTATCGGTAACAGTAAAGATGATTAATCCATTATTGTCGGTTTTCATTATCTCACCGTTTGTGCCGGAAACTGTTCCGTCTGACCATTTTAATGTATATGGCGGAATTCCTCCTTTAACATGACCAACAAATGTTTGATCTACAAATTTCGTATCGCAATTAAAATCGGTTAAAACTTCGATTGTTGGGGTAAGCTGTTCAAACCGGATAATTTTAAAAGTGTCTGATTTTTTACAGCCTCTTGAATCTGTTACCGTGACAGTATAGTTGTCGGGCGTTAATTCACTTAAATCTTCTGTTTTGGCACCATTCGACCAAGCATAAGTATAAGGAGCTGTACCACCAGTTACCACTAAATCTATAACGCCGGTATTTGCTTTAACGCAATCAAGAGGGTTCGAAACATCGCCTCTTATTTCTAATTCAAGCGGATCAACTACAATAAATTCTTGTTCTATTACACACGATTTAGCATCGGTAATTTTTACTTTATAGGTTCCTGCCCCCAGATTATTTCGTTCAATTCCGGCGGTAGAACCATCACTCCATTCTAATT
It contains:
- a CDS encoding DUF1761 domain-containing protein: MEINFIALLVAAVVSLVVGFIWYNPKVFGTIWMKENNFTQEELRTGNMLKIFGLTYVFSVMITMTLMSLTIHQSGAIGMVGGPPLIDSAKPSFQAFMADYGTAYRTFKHGALHGFMSGLFFAFPVIGINGLFERKSWKYIFIHAGYWLVTLTLMGGIICAFA
- a CDS encoding Two component regulator three Y domain protein translates to MFFLAFVFSVNSNANSVSEKEKNALVKFYYATNGSHWKIKWDLSASVSNWYGVQVENGKVIRLNLSDNNLQGELPSEFFTLENLKGIDLHQNNLKGQLPNAIGNLKELEFLDISDNKLSGTLPKSICELRKLKDLELFRNKISGELPLEIGKLNQLEILALFNNEIEGDLPDSLYKISTLKVLLLNNNKLSGVLRPEIINFHALENLSLFDNNLEGEIPTGLEKLHNLAELNLSYNKFKGTVSKNIASLDLLNMTMFDENGNPVLLEINTEKETTIVTQN
- a CDS encoding type IX secretion system membrane protein PorP/SprF, producing the protein MRLKLLFIIIITCCFYSETRAQDPIFTQYFLIPETLNPGFSGFMETTYTGIIHREQWPDLDLKVDTDYAFVNTWIESIDSGIGLSVLNQRENLTNYNFTQVNANYAYRVRINDDWYFRPAIEAGFGLKSFAFQNLLLEDQININTGQNNPNTNDPFLKNANDKITFFDMSAGMVFNTDDLWIGLSMKHLNKPNIALSNNGNTPLNTFFSLSAGYEFLVAKYIDVLFLPYETKMFVTSNYMQQGQYNRLDLGASILFDKMFFGATAVTNPAKNGIGGNLLTSVNLFTGLQYEHLKLGFSYDINTSNIGKTGGVYELLLTYQFNLDKKCFGCPNYSGK
- a CDS encoding acyltransferase family protein; the protein is MMRIEQLTFTRFIAAILIVIFHYGKNSYVFNNSYVDFLLKQANVCVSYFFILSGFVMIVAYQNKSQINTFEYLKNRFARIYPVYLLGIVLVLIPLILSKTVNFQDLFLNLFMLQSWIPGKALTLNVPGWSLSVECFFYIVFPFFFNSVYKKFNIKTITIAIVSFWLISQIALHIMIPTNPIKGFPLSTTDLFYFPLMHLNEFLAGNLAGIYFINRLSASQKNVDWSILMVLLLIILALKFPVGLIYHNGMLALLFIPLIILISLNNGILTSIFKSKICVFLGEISFGIYILQYPVWVWMTDYRLKKYFQIDKVEDFTLGFFIRLFALIIIAAISYIILEVPVRNKIKNFRLKLTEQL
- a CDS encoding GNAT family N-acetyltransferase; protein product: MTTTYSFQIYKSASLLPSEWNSLATENIFLTREYLEVLEKSSPVNMICHFIAIFKNEKIVGIALTQFLFTEKLESFGERDQCLKTSVRNFAFKKFASHVLFIGNNMLTGQNAFSFAENVNQTKIIKTLHKAINELKKEFKSIGKKVHITSIKDFTEKAIEPLKAEFKNNFTFSTQPNMIFEINKNWQTEQDYIDALSKKYRDQYKRARKKMDGIEKRKMTLSDIIKHENIIYELYSHVAKNAPFNTFFLAQNHFRIFKEIMKENFLFYGYFLDGKLIGFNTLIKNGNIMDTYFLGYDESIQREKMLYLNMLYDMIAYSINQGFTEIVFARTALEIKSSVGAKPLKMYGLITHSNALINKNIGKLFDYLEPKTDWKERNPYKEI
- a CDS encoding diacylglycerol/lipid kinase family protein, whose translation is MKKNIIFVVNPISGDLDKTDLIEAVQEFATTNHCDLEVYETSGTNDLKQIQALYDQYKPERIIVAGGDGTIKMVAEAMEHHDIIIGILPAGSANGLSVDLNLPTTIEENLKIAFLNHYMEMDMICINGKKSIHLSDIGINADLVKNYEKSNLRGFWGYALQAYTTLVESDAPFVATITANKKTVEHMARIIVIANSQKYGTGVTINPNGAMNDGKFELVILKSLDILLLGKIITGNMPIDSDDVVIISTDKATIKTDYPVNFQIDGEYCGAETDLEIHILHKQMKIAVP